Proteins from a genomic interval of Equus quagga isolate Etosha38 chromosome 11, UCLA_HA_Equagga_1.0, whole genome shotgun sequence:
- the PSMB3 gene encoding proteasome subunit beta type-3 isoform X1: protein MSIMSYNGGAVMAMKGKNCVAIAADRRFGIQAQMVTTDFQKIFPMGDRLYIGLAGLATDVQTVAQRLKFRLNLYELKEGRQIKPQTLMSMVANLLYEKRFGPYYTEPVIAGLDPKTFKPFICSLDLIGCPMVTDDFVVSGTCTEQMYGMCESLWEPNMDPEHLFETISQAMLNAVDRDAVSGMGVIVHIIEKDRITTRTLKARMD from the exons ATG TCTATTATGTCCTATAACGGAGGGGCCGTCATGGCCATGAAGGGGAAGAACTGTGTGGCCATCGCTGCCGACAGGCGCTTCGGGATCCAGGCTCAGATGGTGACCACGGACTTCCAGAAGATCTTTCCCATGGGCGACCGGCTGTACATCGGCTTGGCCGGACTCGCCACCGACGTCCAGACAGT TGCCCAGCGCCTCAAGTTCCGGCTGAACCTTTATGAGCTGAAGGAAGGTCGGCAGATCAAGCCTCAAACCCTCATGAGCATGGTGGCCAACCTCTTGTACGAGAAACG GTTTGGCCCCTACTACACTGAGCCAGTCATTGCGGGGTTGGACCCGAAGACCTTTAAGCCCTTCATCTGCTCTCTAGACCTCATCGGCTGCCCCATGGTGACTGACGACTTTGTAGTCAGTGGCACTTGCACAGAACAAATGTACGGGATGTGCGAGTCCCTCTGGGAGCCCAACATG GATCCAGAACACCTGTTTGAAACCATCTCACAAGCCATGCTGAATGCCGTGGACCGGGATGCAGTGTCAGGCATGGGAGTCATCGTCCACATCAT TGAGAAGGACAGAATCACCACCAGGACACTGAAGGCCCGAATGGACTAA
- the PSMB3 gene encoding proteasome subunit beta type-3 isoform X2 translates to MSIMSYNGGAVMAMKGKNCVAIAADRRFGIQAQMVTTDFQKIFPMGDRLYIGLAGLATDVQTVAQRLKFRLNLYELKEGRQIKPQTLMSMVANLLYEKRFGPYYTEPVIAGLDPKTFKPFICSLDLIGCPMVTDDFVVSGTCTEQMYGMCESLWEPNMDPEHLFETISQAMLNAVDRDAVSGMGVIVHIIGRGDRLT, encoded by the exons ATG TCTATTATGTCCTATAACGGAGGGGCCGTCATGGCCATGAAGGGGAAGAACTGTGTGGCCATCGCTGCCGACAGGCGCTTCGGGATCCAGGCTCAGATGGTGACCACGGACTTCCAGAAGATCTTTCCCATGGGCGACCGGCTGTACATCGGCTTGGCCGGACTCGCCACCGACGTCCAGACAGT TGCCCAGCGCCTCAAGTTCCGGCTGAACCTTTATGAGCTGAAGGAAGGTCGGCAGATCAAGCCTCAAACCCTCATGAGCATGGTGGCCAACCTCTTGTACGAGAAACG GTTTGGCCCCTACTACACTGAGCCAGTCATTGCGGGGTTGGACCCGAAGACCTTTAAGCCCTTCATCTGCTCTCTAGACCTCATCGGCTGCCCCATGGTGACTGACGACTTTGTAGTCAGTGGCACTTGCACAGAACAAATGTACGGGATGTGCGAGTCCCTCTGGGAGCCCAACATG GATCCAGAACACCTGTTTGAAACCATCTCACAAGCCATGCTGAATGCCGTGGACCGGGATGCAGTGTCAGGCATGGGAGTCATCGTCCACATCAT AGGCCGAGGGGACAGGCTAACGTGA